One window of Desulfobacca acetoxidans DSM 11109 genomic DNA carries:
- a CDS encoding sulfite exporter TauE/SafE family protein: protein MVLSLYLPISGNAINILVLFGLGGAVGFLSGLFGVGGGFLMTPLLIMAGIPSTVAAASDSNQIVAASTSGTYAHYRLGNVDFKMGFLLLLGGVVGGTLGVQLIMVLRAMGNADFVIKITYVIMLGVIGSYMFVESLQSMRQKVPEARPTGPSRPSAYARLIQALPWQMKFEKSGITLSGFLPLILGVFVGVLAAIMGVGGGFIMVPVMVYLLRMPMHVVVGTSLFQILFTCINVTVMQAITNHTVDLVLAIILLLGSTLGAQFGARLSRHLKADQLKILLASIVLVVMVQILVGLVWPPHLMLSYKGGH, encoded by the coding sequence ATGGTATTGAGTCTGTATCTGCCTATTTCTGGTAATGCCATTAACATATTAGTGCTCTTTGGGTTGGGAGGGGCGGTAGGGTTTCTCTCCGGGCTCTTTGGCGTCGGGGGTGGGTTTTTGATGACGCCCCTGCTCATTATGGCGGGTATACCCTCCACCGTGGCAGCAGCCAGTGATTCGAATCAGATTGTGGCGGCATCAACCTCAGGAACTTATGCTCACTATCGCTTGGGCAACGTAGACTTCAAGATGGGTTTTCTGCTGCTTCTGGGCGGAGTGGTGGGTGGTACTCTGGGGGTGCAGCTCATCATGGTTCTCAGGGCCATGGGGAATGCAGATTTTGTCATCAAAATCACTTATGTCATCATGTTAGGGGTTATCGGCTCCTACATGTTTGTGGAAAGCCTTCAGAGTATGCGTCAGAAGGTTCCGGAGGCAAGGCCGACAGGTCCTTCCCGGCCTTCGGCATATGCCCGTCTGATTCAAGCCCTGCCGTGGCAGATGAAATTCGAGAAGTCCGGCATCACCCTTTCCGGTTTCCTGCCTCTGATCCTGGGTGTTTTTGTAGGGGTACTGGCGGCGATTATGGGTGTGGGTGGAGGCTTCATCATGGTGCCGGTCATGGTCTACCTGTTGCGCATGCCGATGCATGTGGTGGTGGGCACGAGTCTTTTTCAGATCCTCTTTACCTGTATCAATGTTACCGTGATGCAGGCCATTACCAATCATACGGTGGATCTGGTTCTGGCCATTATTCTGCTCTTGGGCTCCACTCTGGGGGCGCAGTTCGGAGCCCGCCTCAGCCGTCATCTTAAGGCGGACCAATTGAAGATTCTCCTGGCCTCCATCGTGCTCGTCGTGATGGTGCAGATTCTCGTGGGTCTGGTCTGGCCCCCGCACCTGATGCTGAGTTACAAGGGGGGACACTGA
- a CDS encoding sigma-54-dependent transcriptional regulator, which produces MRIAVVDDEEIVRKRLQKTLEKEGHRVQTYPSGEAFLGSLEGASFDLVFLDVILPGLGGMEILQSIKARTPDLEVILITGHASLDAAIEAVKLGAFHYVSKPLRLEEIRHLTRKALEHKRLLEENRQLKARLEPLQGWEEMIGVSPVMKEVFQMVRKVAPLDCSVLIQGESGTGKELVARLIHRESSRRDQPFLAFNCAGFTEELIASELFGYERGAFTGATATKIGFMEAAHHGTIFMDEIGDMPLSMQAKLLRVIQDRRIFRVGASRPIQLDLRFIAATNKELKQEVQAGRFREDLFFRLKVVEITLPRLADRPEDIPLLMQFFLSRYSHRFGKQVRIFNPDVREILLSYDYPGNVRELKNLLERAVALAEGETITVAELPPEMRESVRDSSEPYTTLEDREREYILRVLRHTNFNVGDTARILNLPRTTLWRKMKKYNLSKA; this is translated from the coding sequence ATGCGTATTGCCGTCGTTGATGATGAGGAGATTGTCCGAAAGCGCCTGCAGAAGACCCTGGAGAAGGAGGGGCACCGGGTGCAGACTTACCCTTCCGGAGAGGCCTTCTTGGGAAGCCTGGAAGGGGCCTCCTTTGATTTGGTCTTTCTGGACGTGATCCTTCCGGGGCTCGGCGGCATGGAAATCCTGCAGTCTATCAAGGCGCGCACCCCTGACCTGGAAGTTATTCTCATCACTGGGCATGCCTCCCTGGACGCAGCCATCGAAGCCGTGAAACTGGGCGCTTTTCATTATGTCTCCAAGCCTTTGAGACTGGAAGAGATCCGGCACCTGACCCGGAAGGCCCTGGAGCACAAACGACTTTTAGAGGAAAATCGCCAACTCAAAGCGCGCCTTGAGCCCCTGCAGGGCTGGGAAGAGATGATCGGAGTCAGCCCGGTTATGAAAGAGGTGTTCCAGATGGTCCGCAAGGTGGCCCCCCTGGATTGTAGCGTCCTCATTCAGGGCGAAAGCGGCACCGGCAAGGAACTCGTGGCGCGCCTCATCCACCGGGAAAGCTCCCGCCGGGATCAGCCCTTTTTAGCGTTCAATTGCGCCGGTTTTACCGAGGAGCTGATTGCCAGCGAACTCTTCGGTTACGAACGGGGTGCTTTCACCGGAGCCACGGCGACCAAGATCGGTTTCATGGAGGCGGCCCACCATGGCACCATTTTTATGGATGAAATCGGCGATATGCCTCTATCCATGCAGGCGAAACTCCTGCGGGTCATCCAAGACCGCCGGATATTCCGGGTGGGGGCCAGCCGCCCTATCCAGCTTGATCTCCGCTTTATCGCCGCTACCAATAAAGAATTGAAGCAGGAAGTACAGGCCGGGAGGTTTCGAGAGGACCTCTTCTTCCGCCTCAAGGTAGTGGAAATCACCCTGCCGCGGCTGGCAGACCGTCCCGAAGATATTCCTCTGTTGATGCAATTCTTTCTCTCTCGCTACAGCCACAGATTTGGCAAACAGGTCAGGATATTTAACCCGGACGTCCGGGAGATACTCCTCTCCTACGACTATCCCGGAAACGTCCGCGAACTGAAAAACCTCCTGGAACGGGCTGTAGCCCTGGCCGAAGGGGAAACCATCACCGTAGCTGAACTGCCACCGGAGATGCGGGAATCCGTGCGAGATTCTTCCGAGCCGTACACCACCCTGGAAGATCGGGAACGGGAGTATATCCTGAGGGTTCTACGGCATACCAACTTTAATGTGGGCGACACAGCCCGCATCCTTAATCTGCCGCGCACCACCCTGTGGCGCAAGATGAAGAAATATAATCTATCCAAGGCGTAA
- a CDS encoding ABC transporter ATP-binding protein has protein sequence MSEPLLAARRLSKTFTVSGGWTAPRRLLQAVTEVSLEVAAGETLGLVGESGCGKSTLGRLVLALIPPTQGEVFFTGEELWGLSREKRRQLRQKMQIVFQDPYSSLNPRLTVRQILEEPYIIHKLGSKNQRREWCEKLLDDVGLTGEALHRYPHEFSGGQRQRLGIARALALNPQLVVADEPVSALDVSVQAQILNLFNDLKRKLGLTYLFISHDLSVISHISDRIAVMYLGRLVELAPRQMYSQRRLHPYTEALLEAAPVPDPRRRPPTPRLKGDPPSSLRIPPGCPFHPRCPEAHSICRELLPEFRQVGTDHWLSCHRR, from the coding sequence ATGTCTGAGCCGCTTCTGGCCGCCCGCCGTTTAAGCAAAACCTTTACCGTGTCCGGCGGCTGGACGGCGCCGCGACGCCTCCTGCAAGCAGTGACCGAAGTTTCTCTGGAGGTGGCGGCGGGGGAGACTCTGGGTCTGGTAGGCGAATCAGGCTGCGGCAAATCAACCCTCGGACGCCTGGTGTTGGCTCTCATACCACCTACTCAGGGCGAGGTCTTTTTTACCGGGGAGGAATTGTGGGGTCTCAGCCGGGAGAAGCGGCGGCAACTGCGGCAGAAAATGCAGATTGTCTTTCAAGACCCTTATTCTTCGCTTAATCCACGTCTGACCGTCCGGCAGATTCTGGAGGAACCGTATATTATCCATAAGCTGGGTTCCAAGAACCAACGCCGGGAGTGGTGCGAAAAGCTTTTGGATGACGTCGGTCTGACCGGCGAAGCGCTCCACCGGTACCCACATGAGTTTAGCGGCGGCCAGCGCCAACGCCTGGGCATCGCCCGGGCCCTGGCCCTCAATCCTCAGCTAGTCGTAGCCGATGAGCCGGTCTCGGCCCTGGACGTCTCCGTGCAGGCGCAGATTCTCAACCTGTTTAACGACCTGAAAAGAAAATTAGGTTTGACCTATCTTTTTATCTCCCACGATTTGAGCGTTATCAGCCACATCAGCGACCGCATCGCCGTTATGTACCTGGGCCGCCTGGTGGAACTGGCGCCTCGGCAGATGTATAGCCAGCGGCGGTTACATCCCTACACGGAAGCCCTGCTGGAGGCGGCGCCCGTTCCCGATCCCCGGCGGCGGCCACCCACCCCGCGCCTGAAAGGCGACCCTCCCAGTTCGCTGCGCATCCCACCCGGCTGCCCTTTTCACCCCCGCTGTCCGGAAGCTCACTCCATCTGTCGGGAATTGCTTCCGGAGTTCCGGCAGGTAGGGACGGATCATTGGTTGAGTTGTCATAGGCGCTAA
- a CDS encoding TIGR02186 family protein, whose amino-acid sequence MQEGVGKRAAIIWGLTIFLLLNLIGSVRAESVTLKLNPAVVEINSFYQGCEVAITGTIPAGHEAVAEIVGPTGEEILMRKGRRGPLWMNVGELKISGAPSLYLILASASDLLTGAASWGFGAMRQRITVAGQVPAGQEDKLRDQFLRLKESEELYAAVPEGLKVSPAKDGRLSVIGSFWLPANVKPDTYSVCLMAVAGDRLVERQCMALSVKMVGFPALFMSLAYQHSVIYGVLAVVIAILTGFVMGHLFKGGGGH is encoded by the coding sequence ATGCAGGAAGGAGTAGGAAAAAGAGCGGCGATTATCTGGGGGTTGACAATCTTTTTGCTTTTAAACCTGATTGGTTCCGTCCGGGCTGAATCGGTCACTTTGAAGCTAAACCCGGCGGTAGTGGAAATCAATTCCTTCTATCAGGGATGCGAGGTTGCCATTACCGGAACAATACCTGCTGGGCACGAGGCAGTAGCGGAGATAGTGGGACCGACTGGAGAGGAAATTCTGATGCGCAAAGGGCGCCGAGGGCCGCTGTGGATGAATGTGGGAGAGTTGAAAATCAGCGGTGCTCCATCACTCTATCTTATTCTGGCCAGCGCCTCGGATCTTTTAACTGGGGCCGCGTCTTGGGGATTCGGAGCTATGAGGCAGCGTATTACGGTCGCCGGGCAGGTGCCGGCGGGCCAGGAGGACAAGTTGCGGGATCAATTTCTGAGGTTGAAAGAAAGCGAGGAGCTCTATGCCGCGGTGCCCGAGGGACTCAAGGTATCACCGGCCAAGGACGGCCGCTTGTCAGTTATTGGAAGCTTCTGGCTTCCTGCCAATGTAAAGCCCGATACCTATTCGGTCTGCCTGATGGCCGTTGCTGGAGACAGGTTGGTGGAACGGCAGTGTATGGCTCTGTCCGTGAAAATGGTAGGCTTCCCGGCTCTGTTCATGTCGTTGGCCTACCAGCACTCGGTTATTTATGGCGTCCTGGCGGTAGTCATTGCCATTCTGACCGGTTTCGTTATGGGACACCTCTTTAAAGGCGGAGGGGGTCATTAG
- a CDS encoding sensor histidine kinase: MDKAAFKIRHRVITLFLFCVMSVVVFAGFSFQIHRDIGRRLRLLELAGDLFSNILEARRFEKNFFLYKQPVSLQEAMSFVQRVDDLYNSHVEEILRLKQGSKDPEFGHTLSAYKTVLTRIQSQILLRGGDGSSDFSKLEDSLRNLGQKLVEVTERWQKEERVQIDLLFQRAIYLFLVSIGIFVVLGILVAFYLARLLVRPMNQMQGAMERIAHGDYSPIPISSRSEEFRSLFRAFNRMIQELEEHQEQLLQSRKIAAIGTLTSGIAHELNNPINNIVLTAETLKEDFRHVGEEEAVSLLHDILVQADRASEIVKGLLDFSRSERPEFELLTIPAVVDETLKLVRNQLMLSGIQVDKEVPAEMPLISGDRKSLQQVFLNIFINAIQAMPDGGYLRIKVYPEEDHWLKIDVGDTGAGIDPEHLPRIFDPFYTTKEVGRGTGLGLSVTYGIIEKHGGHIEAHSKKGEGTVFTITLPIAKGDHCS, encoded by the coding sequence GTGGATAAGGCTGCATTCAAAATCAGGCACCGGGTGATCACCCTCTTTCTCTTCTGCGTTATGTCGGTGGTGGTTTTTGCCGGTTTCAGTTTTCAGATACATCGGGATATCGGGCGGCGCCTCCGGCTCCTGGAGCTGGCCGGTGATCTCTTTTCCAATATCCTGGAGGCGCGGCGCTTTGAAAAAAACTTCTTCCTGTATAAACAGCCCGTCAGCCTACAAGAGGCGATGTCGTTCGTGCAGCGGGTAGACGATCTCTATAACAGCCATGTCGAAGAAATACTGCGCTTGAAACAGGGCTCCAAAGACCCGGAGTTCGGTCACACCTTGTCAGCCTATAAAACCGTTTTGACCCGGATTCAGAGCCAGATTCTCCTGCGCGGCGGAGATGGATCATCAGATTTTTCTAAGTTGGAGGATTCCCTGCGCAATCTGGGTCAGAAATTGGTTGAGGTGACGGAGCGCTGGCAGAAAGAGGAACGGGTTCAGATCGACCTACTATTCCAGCGGGCCATCTATCTTTTTCTGGTCTCGATCGGCATCTTCGTGGTATTGGGCATTCTGGTGGCATTTTATCTGGCCCGGTTATTGGTGCGTCCTATGAATCAGATGCAGGGGGCGATGGAGAGAATTGCCCATGGAGATTATTCTCCCATCCCGATATCCAGCCGTTCCGAAGAATTTCGCAGTCTGTTTCGGGCCTTTAACCGAATGATCCAGGAGCTGGAAGAGCATCAGGAACAGCTGCTGCAATCCCGCAAGATCGCCGCTATCGGCACCCTGACGTCCGGCATCGCTCATGAATTGAACAATCCCATTAATAATATTGTGCTGACGGCCGAAACCCTGAAGGAGGATTTCCGTCATGTAGGAGAGGAGGAGGCCGTGAGCCTGTTGCATGATATCCTGGTGCAGGCGGATAGGGCTTCCGAAATTGTCAAAGGGTTGCTGGATTTTTCCCGCTCTGAGCGGCCGGAATTTGAGCTTTTGACCATTCCTGCGGTAGTCGATGAAACTCTCAAATTGGTACGCAACCAATTGATGCTCTCCGGTATTCAGGTTGACAAGGAGGTTCCGGCAGAGATGCCGCTGATTTCCGGAGACCGCAAGAGCCTGCAGCAGGTTTTTCTGAATATTTTTATCAATGCCATACAGGCCATGCCTGACGGTGGTTATTTACGTATCAAGGTGTACCCGGAAGAGGATCACTGGCTGAAAATTGATGTCGGGGACACCGGCGCCGGTATTGATCCCGAGCACCTGCCCCGCATATTTGATCCTTTTTATACGACGAAAGAAGTAGGTCGGGGTACGGGTCTCGGCCTGTCGGTAACCTATGGCATCATCGAAAAACATGGAGGCCACATAGAGGCTCACAGTAAAAAAGGGGAGGGAACCGTCTTCACCATAACCCTGCCGATTGCCAAAGGAGATCATTGCTCTTAG
- a CDS encoding two-component system sensor histidine kinase NtrB, protein MSLKSILRVALLKSLPEVRQTVVSHPYSHDICPRVEVVELGLPPGLSSEAFKDVWRNLSDPEFDLILDMREQRSGDPDLGKIIKANRLVSEAAAPVVWDLLEQLQRTCSTGEIQADIIDSAADAIITINEDHLIVGYNQGAATIFGFDRDEAIGADLNIIIPPPYKEKHREYVRRYIATRKPHLIGKHVQLNAIRKNGEEFPMSISFSVADIGGNLYFTGIVRDMSEYVAMEERLRQSERLAAVGNTISHIVHEIKNPLMIIGGFAQQLLKAGTLDTKGLQKLAIIAEEVSRLETLMAEMKDYSRPPALKRQSGEIAGLLQEVIQLYSENLKEKNITLTLEPPDPMPLCSLDYQQLKQVLMNLIKNASEAMPSGGRITITAHRRPPYFEIAVADTGEGMTSDVVEHIFTPYYTTKTKGSGLGLAISRNIVQAHNGNLEVVSQPGKGSVFTIKLPLVEIETGVCLR, encoded by the coding sequence ATGAGCCTCAAATCGATCTTGCGAGTTGCTCTTCTGAAGAGCCTCCCGGAGGTCAGGCAGACTGTCGTCTCTCATCCGTACAGCCATGACATCTGTCCCCGGGTTGAGGTAGTGGAGTTAGGTCTGCCTCCGGGTCTCTCATCGGAGGCGTTTAAGGATGTTTGGAGGAATCTCAGCGATCCTGAATTCGATCTGATTCTCGATATGCGGGAGCAAAGATCGGGTGATCCGGACCTCGGGAAGATCATCAAGGCCAACCGTCTGGTCTCAGAGGCGGCGGCGCCAGTGGTATGGGATCTTTTGGAGCAGTTGCAGCGTACCTGTTCAACCGGCGAAATTCAGGCCGACATTATTGACAGCGCCGCTGACGCCATCATTACCATCAATGAAGATCACCTCATCGTGGGTTATAATCAAGGGGCGGCGACAATTTTTGGCTTCGACCGGGATGAGGCGATCGGGGCTGATCTGAATATCATCATCCCCCCGCCGTATAAAGAAAAACACCGGGAGTATGTCAGGCGTTATATCGCCACTCGGAAACCGCATCTGATCGGCAAACATGTCCAATTAAACGCCATCCGCAAGAACGGGGAGGAATTCCCCATGAGCATCTCTTTTTCGGTGGCGGACATCGGCGGCAACCTGTATTTTACCGGTATTGTCCGGGATATGAGCGAATATGTTGCCATGGAGGAGAGGCTGCGCCAGAGCGAACGGTTGGCAGCCGTCGGCAATACCATTTCTCATATTGTCCACGAGATCAAAAATCCCCTGATGATAATCGGCGGGTTTGCCCAACAGCTTCTCAAGGCTGGCACGCTGGACACCAAGGGTCTGCAAAAACTAGCCATCATTGCCGAGGAAGTCAGTCGCCTGGAGACTCTGATGGCCGAAATGAAGGATTATTCCAGACCGCCGGCTCTGAAGCGTCAGTCCGGGGAAATCGCCGGCCTGCTCCAGGAGGTCATTCAGCTGTACAGTGAAAATCTCAAGGAAAAAAATATCACTCTGACGCTGGAGCCGCCGGACCCGATGCCGCTCTGCAGCTTAGATTATCAGCAGTTGAAACAGGTGTTGATGAATCTCATTAAAAACGCCTCGGAAGCCATGCCCTCAGGAGGCCGGATTACTATTACGGCCCACCGGCGTCCCCCGTATTTCGAAATCGCCGTCGCTGATACCGGCGAAGGGATGACGTCGGATGTCGTAGAGCACATCTTTACTCCCTATTATACCACCAAAACCAAGGGCTCCGGTCTGGGGTTGGCCATCTCCCGGAACATTGTCCAGGCCCATAACGGCAATCTGGAGGTGGTCAGTCAGCCCGGCAAAGGCTCGGTTTTTACCATCAAACTGCCGTTGGTGGAAATCGAAACGGGCGTATGTCTCAGATAG
- a CDS encoding protein kinase domain-containing protein has translation MAGYRILLVDLAAEDYQALAEILTSEGHELFLLPEHSDALMEAQQFSPDLVILNIQTEFGLQRFRELKSQDFLKHLPFIFIIATHRTDLAARSLEIGAEDFILKPFQGGEILARIAVALKVREHELRLQAVRDRYRRLFEDSPQGIFITDQTRRLLDCNQALKALLGYEAATEITEFDLAADLFYTPADYQRFYAMLNREGETGKVKVNLKHRDGHKVTVLMSGQVVKGKPDRVIAYADVDLDLSEAPAHLPAHIASLSGRPSRKKSLLNMISRLLPFAGNILSVLKLTELLGGRYEKVKKLGQGSYGEVWLVLDTEAVEQDHYYVAKIPFSRGYNKSFRKEADICQKLAPHPGAVALIDSVEEAGRFIIIQEYVRGRTLQDLLEGRELPDSWKERIILKLIDVVAFAHSHHIMHRDIKPNNIIIGPHDTIKLLDYGAAKELKDRDISATMVGSRPYMAPEQIMGQSQRPSDVWAIGVIMYLLYTGLLPFYDDLEKNLIDLILESEPIPPHEENPDIPLALEAIILKCLEKDLSKRYPDAQALRDDLVLHFPSFGAEPVELEQLEGELRSP, from the coding sequence ATGGCTGGATACAGAATTTTGCTGGTTGACCTCGCCGCCGAAGACTATCAGGCGTTGGCGGAGATCCTGACTTCAGAAGGACATGAACTATTCCTCCTGCCGGAGCACAGCGATGCCCTGATGGAAGCGCAACAATTCTCTCCTGATCTGGTCATCCTCAATATTCAAACGGAATTCGGATTACAGCGTTTCCGGGAACTCAAGAGCCAGGACTTTTTAAAACACCTTCCTTTCATTTTCATCATCGCCACCCACCGCACTGATCTTGCCGCTCGCAGTTTGGAAATCGGCGCCGAGGATTTTATCCTGAAGCCTTTTCAGGGAGGTGAAATACTGGCCCGCATTGCAGTCGCCCTCAAGGTTCGGGAACATGAGTTGCGGCTGCAGGCGGTTCGGGATCGTTATCGGCGCCTCTTTGAGGATAGTCCCCAGGGAATCTTCATCACCGATCAAACCCGTCGCCTGTTGGATTGCAACCAGGCCCTGAAAGCTCTCTTGGGCTATGAGGCGGCAACCGAGATAACCGAATTCGATCTGGCCGCGGATCTCTTCTATACCCCCGCCGACTATCAGCGTTTTTACGCCATGCTGAACCGTGAGGGAGAAACCGGCAAGGTCAAGGTAAACCTGAAGCATCGTGACGGCCACAAAGTCACCGTCCTGATGAGCGGCCAGGTAGTCAAGGGCAAACCGGATCGCGTCATCGCCTATGCCGATGTTGACCTGGATTTATCAGAGGCACCGGCGCACCTGCCCGCTCACATCGCTTCTCTGAGCGGCCGTCCGTCCCGGAAAAAATCGCTGCTCAATATGATCTCCCGTCTGCTCCCTTTTGCCGGCAACATCCTCTCGGTCCTAAAACTGACGGAACTGTTGGGTGGACGCTACGAAAAGGTAAAGAAACTAGGACAGGGCAGCTACGGTGAAGTCTGGCTGGTTTTGGATACCGAAGCCGTGGAACAGGATCACTATTACGTTGCCAAAATTCCCTTTTCCCGAGGCTATAACAAAAGTTTCCGCAAGGAGGCGGATATCTGCCAGAAACTGGCGCCTCATCCCGGCGCTGTCGCCTTGATTGACTCGGTAGAGGAGGCCGGAAGGTTCATCATTATTCAGGAGTATGTCCGGGGCCGCACTCTGCAGGATTTATTGGAGGGAAGAGAATTGCCGGATTCCTGGAAGGAGCGCATCATCCTGAAGCTGATCGATGTCGTGGCCTTTGCTCACAGCCATCACATCATGCACCGGGACATCAAGCCCAATAACATTATTATCGGACCGCATGACACTATCAAACTGTTGGATTACGGCGCGGCCAAGGAACTCAAGGACCGTGATATCAGCGCCACGATGGTGGGTTCGCGGCCTTATATGGCCCCGGAGCAGATCATGGGCCAAAGCCAGCGCCCCAGCGACGTCTGGGCCATCGGCGTTATTATGTACCTGCTTTATACCGGTCTGCTGCCGTTTTACGACGACTTGGAGAAAAACCTCATCGACCTGATCCTGGAAAGCGAGCCGATCCCGCCACACGAGGAAAACCCAGACATTCCGCTGGCTCTGGAGGCCATTATCCTCAAGTGCCTGGAAAAAGACCTCAGCAAACGCTATCCCGACGCCCAGGCCCTGCGGGATGACCTTGTGCTTCACTTCCCTTCGTTCGGCGCCGAACCCGTCGAACTTGAGCAACTGGAGGGAGAACTCCGATCCCCTTGA
- a CDS encoding ABC transporter ATP-binding protein: protein MSQIAGTLLEVRDLRTAFHTPLGLVPAVNGVSFRLGTGETMGLVGESGCGKTVTALSILRLLPAPISQQSGQVIFQGQDLMTLKPAELRRIRGNHIAMIFQEPMTALNPVLTIGEQIAEILRLHRGLNRTAAWGEAGRGLVRVGIADPEQRLRQYPHQLSGGLRQRVLIAMALACEPHLMIADEPTTALDVTIQAQILALISRLQAKLGLALLLISHNLGVVAQIANRVAVMYAGFIVETGPTTELFARPLHPYTRGLLDSAPKLNFNEHTEDLPTIPGHVPNLSELPAGCPFRPRCPEALTVCSQPPPWKVFNQGRGVSCWLYRDGSDDV, encoded by the coding sequence ATGTCTCAGATAGCCGGGACGCTCTTAGAGGTTCGAGACCTGAGGACCGCTTTTCATACCCCGCTTGGTCTGGTCCCGGCAGTCAATGGGGTCAGCTTCCGCCTCGGAACCGGCGAGACGATGGGGTTGGTGGGGGAATCGGGATGTGGCAAAACGGTGACGGCCCTTTCCATTCTGCGTCTCCTTCCTGCACCGATCAGTCAGCAGAGCGGCCAGGTGATTTTTCAAGGTCAAGACCTCATGACCTTGAAACCGGCCGAGCTCCGTCGGATTCGAGGCAATCACATCGCCATGATCTTTCAAGAGCCTATGACCGCCTTGAATCCGGTATTGACCATCGGGGAACAGATCGCCGAGATCTTGCGGCTGCATCGGGGCTTGAACCGGACAGCCGCCTGGGGGGAAGCCGGACGCGGCCTGGTGCGGGTGGGGATTGCCGATCCCGAACAGCGCCTCCGCCAATACCCGCATCAACTTTCCGGTGGCCTGCGGCAACGGGTTCTGATCGCCATGGCCCTGGCCTGTGAACCGCATCTGATGATTGCCGATGAGCCGACGACGGCACTGGACGTCACCATTCAGGCCCAGATCCTGGCGCTCATCTCCCGGCTGCAGGCCAAACTCGGCCTGGCCCTGCTGCTCATCTCTCACAATCTGGGGGTAGTGGCCCAGATTGCCAACCGGGTAGCGGTCATGTACGCCGGTTTTATTGTCGAAACCGGCCCCACGACCGAGTTGTTCGCCCGGCCGCTTCACCCTTATACCCGCGGCTTACTCGATTCGGCCCCAAAGCTGAATTTCAACGAACACACCGAAGACCTGCCAACGATTCCCGGGCACGTGCCTAATCTTTCTGAACTACCGGCGGGCTGTCCATTCAGGCCTCGTTGCCCCGAGGCCTTGACGGTCTGTTCGCAACCCCCGCCCTGGAAAGTCTTCAATCAAGGGCGCGGCGTGAGTTGTTGGCTATATCGGGATGGCAGTGACGATGTCTGA